Genomic segment of Pseudothermotoga hypogea DSM 11164 = NBRC 106472:
GACGTGCGAAAAGAGTTGAGGGAAAGAAAATTGTACGATCTCGCCGACTCGATCAGAAACAGGTTGAAGTCACTCGGAATCGAGGTGCGCGATACACGCGAAGGCTCCACGTATTCTTTCCACGGGGAGGTATGAGTGATGTGGGAACACGTGAAGCTCGTGGATCCAGAAGTGTACGAAGTGATCGTGAACGAACTGAAGAGACAGGAATACGGGCTCGAGCTGATCGCCTCGGAGAACTTCGTTTCTCCTGCGGTCATGGAGGCCATGGGCAGCGTTCTGACCAACAAGTACGCAGAAGGTTATCCAGGCAAACGTTACTACGGCGGTTGCGAATGGGTCGATAAGGCAGAGGAACTTGCCAGAGAAAGGGTCAAACAACTCTTCAAGGTGAAGTACGCCAACGTTCAGCCGCATTCCGGCTCGCAGGCGAACATGGCTGCATATCTGGCCGTCGCCGAACCGGGGGATGTGCTCATGGGCATGAGCCTCTCCCACGGTGGACACTTAACCCACGGGGCAAACGTCAATTTTTCAGGAAAACTTTTCAAAGTGGTCCAGTACGGCGTGGATCCAGAGACCGAGATAATAGACTACGACGCAGTGAGAAAGCTGGCTCTCGAACACAAACCCAAGATCATCGTGGCCGGAGGAAGTGCTTATTCACGGATAATAGACTTCAAAAAGTTCCGAGAGATCGCCGACGAGGTCGGCGCGTATCTGATCGTGGACATGGCGCACTTCGCAGGTTTGGTCGCCGCGGGCCTGTACCCGAATCCTGCGGACTACGCACACATAGTGACCTCGACAACACACAAGACGCTCAGAGGACCCAGAGGGGGCCTCATACTGACGAACGATCCAGAGCTGTACAAACAGATAAACAAGTGGGTCTTCCCCGGCACTCAGGGTGGTCCGCTCATGCATGTGATTGCGGCGAAGGCCGTGTGCTTCAAAGAAGCGCTGAGCCCGGGGTTCGTGGAGTATCAGAAGCAGATCGTGGCGAACGCGAAGGCGCTCGCTGAAGAATTGTCCAGAATGGGTCTGAGAATCGTGTCGGGTGGAACGGACACGCATCTGATGTTGGTCGACTTGACCCCACTGAACGTGACCGGAAAGGCGGCAGAAAAAGCGCTCGAAAAATGCGGAATTACTGTGAACAAGAACACGATTCCAAACGAGACGCGTTCTCCTTTTGTGGCCAGCGGCATACGTGTTGGCACACCGGCAGTCACGACAAGAGGTATGACCGAAGCGGAGATGAAGCAAATAGCACGACTCATATACAGAGTTCTGGCGAGCATCACGGACGAAGAAGGTACAATACCAGATC
This window contains:
- the glyA gene encoding serine hydroxymethyltransferase, with product MWEHVKLVDPEVYEVIVNELKRQEYGLELIASENFVSPAVMEAMGSVLTNKYAEGYPGKRYYGGCEWVDKAEELARERVKQLFKVKYANVQPHSGSQANMAAYLAVAEPGDVLMGMSLSHGGHLTHGANVNFSGKLFKVVQYGVDPETEIIDYDAVRKLALEHKPKIIVAGGSAYSRIIDFKKFREIADEVGAYLIVDMAHFAGLVAAGLYPNPADYAHIVTSTTHKTLRGPRGGLILTNDPELYKQINKWVFPGTQGGPLMHVIAAKAVCFKEALSPGFVEYQKQIVANAKALAEELSRMGLRIVSGGTDTHLMLVDLTPLNVTGKAAEKALEKCGITVNKNTIPNETRSPFVASGIRVGTPAVTTRGMTEAEMKQIARLIYRVLASITDEEGTIPDHVQSEVQMEVKQLCERFPLYVNKINF